The following DNA comes from Castor canadensis chromosome 4, mCasCan1.hap1v2, whole genome shotgun sequence.
TCTGTTCCTGGCCACCACCTGAGCTTGGGGAGTGAGATGCCTGGTGTGCATGCACCCCCGGTCGTGCCCTGGTCACACTCCTGTGCTCGTTTGTCACTTGTCTACTGTTGTCTGAGGGTGGGTCTGTCCTGTTGCGCCCAAgtgctgtgtgcatgtgtgggatTCAGCCATATCCCCAGGGGTCACCAAGTGCTCAGGGGGCCTTGGCTTCCTGCCATCTTCATAGGGCTGAGAGTGGTGACTGACAAATGGGGCCCAGGACTCTCAAGGGACTCCAAGGAGAGTTGGTGCTAGGAATGTAGTATGACTCTGTGACCAGAAAGGCCAGAGCTGCTATCCCTAGTGGTGTTCTGTGCTGGCTCAGGGGGAGGACAGCTGGTTGGTGACTGCTGAAAGGAGAGCAGCCTGATTTGTCATGTGGGACTGACATGAAGGAGAGGGTTGGGAACACTCATGCCCTAATCTGGTCCTCATCTTTCTTGGCAGACCGAGGGCACCCGGCTGCAGAAGGACCTCCGGACCTACCTGGCCTCTGTCAAAGGTAAGGGGCAGGCAGGGTAGAACTGGCTTGGGGAGCCTATGGGTGCAGAGCTGTGGAGGGGCAGCAGGGCCACATCTGCAGTGGGCATGGACGGTCAGGGGAAGGCCACaaactctctctctgtccctcagcCATGCATGAGGCCTCCAAGAAGCTGAATGAGTGTCTACAGGAGGTGTATGAGCCTGACTGGCCTGGCAGGGATGAGGCGAATAAGATCGCTGAGGTGAGTGTGGGGAGGTGGCCTTGGCCCTTTCCAGAGGGTCTTTTTGACTTTACCTCCTATCCCCCTACACTCCCACCCTCTGGGCCAAGCTTTCTTGGTTCTTCAGTACTCATATGCTGTGTTCCCTTGGGCAAGTTGCCTCCCCTTTCTGAGgatcatttttttcctgagactCTCACAGTAGATTGTGGCTGTCCCTGTGTGTAGTGACTTCAAGTCACAAAATCTCCCTTGCTACCTCCACCAGTTCTGGCTGTATCTGAACCTCGCTGTCATCCCAGGAGAGGCTTCAGGACAGAATCCACTGAGCCTCGAGGTGATGGGCCCTGGAAGGAGAGCTGTGTCATACTCTTGCTCCCTTGTTTCAGAACAATGACCTTCTGTGGATGGACTACCACCAGAAGCTGGTGGACCAGGCACTGCTGACCATGGACACCTACCTGGGCCAGTTCCCAGACATCAAGGTGAGAGCTTTCTTGGGTCTGGCCTGGAGTCTGTGAAAGGAGCTGGAGAGAGGAGAGGGCACCGGGGTTGCAGCAAAGGGAGGCTCAGGTGCAGAGGTGACTTCCTTTGGGCAGCATACGTCTGGCCTGGCACCTTGTCCCTCCAGGGCTGCTTCCTCTGCAGTCCCCCTCTCCCCCAGCTCCCAAGAACGGGATCTCCTTGTACCTTTGGGCCTGAGGGCTATGGTAGGAGGTTCCATGGTGTgtaagcgtgtgtgtgtgtgtgtgtgtgtgtgtgtgtgtgtgtgtgtgtgtcagagtgTGTAAGACCTGGGCATGCATGGCCCAAAGGTCCCCGTGTTTGCATTGTGCTTGTCTATTGCCTGCTACTGAACTTACACGTCTGGGGGTATTTGTGTTACTTCATGTTCAGAAAGCCAGCTGCCTCTGCTGAGCCCACATACAGGTATGTGCTAGCAGCTCTGTGTGTCAAGGTCTCCACTGAGGCAAGCTGGCCCCTGGGGGCTGCATCCATGGAGGCACAGGGGTCTGGAGCCCAGAAGGGTGATTGTTGTATTGGACTTGATCTCTCAGTGGGTGGGTGGGAGTGTCATGCTCACATATCTCTGGGGGCTGCCCAGTGCAGGTACCTGAGACTTCCCAGTGCAGATGAAGTAGGTTTGGGGAGGAGAAGCCAAGACCCAGGAGGCAAGGCCAAGGAAGCGGCTTGGCCCCCACCATACTGGTTTGTGCATCCTGACAAATAGGATCGTGTTGCAAGGAAACTGGGACCCTGAGGGGCATGCTGTCAAAAGGCAAGCTCTCTGCCCCCCAATTGTTCCACATCAGGGCTCCAGCAACCCTCAGATGAGCTTCTGGGCCCAGGGTTTGCTGCTCCTGACCCTCCATGTTTGTGCAGCCGGTTTCTCTGGGCCCAGCCTGATGACATCCCATCTTAGGCTCCAGACCCTGTTGACCCCGTCCTCCTGTGTCTGCTTCACAGTCACGTATTGCCAAGCGGGGACGGAAGCTGGTGGACTATGACAGCGCCCGGCACCACTACGAGTCCCTTCAAACAGCCAAAAAGAAGGATGAAGCCAAAATTGCCAAGGTGAGGGATGGAGGCAGGTTGGGGGAGTCTGCAGGCTTGGGGGTGGTGGGTGGCTAGTCCCAGGTCCCCAGCCAAGGGTGGGAATGGTGCTGGGCCCAGGGCTGGTGAGTAAAAGGTCCCTGTGGGTGCTAAGATGGGAGCTCTTCCAGCTCCTCCCTGCCCTCTACAAGCCCCTGTGTCCCACTCTGAGGCCACTTTCCAGAGTGAGAATACACCCAGCTTGGGTTTCTCTGGAGTGGCGCCGCCCTGCCTGGCGCACTGAGTGGAATTCTGTCATGGAATCTGACCCTGTCTTGTTAGAAAAAGCTGGTGGGCTGGTCACAGGGCTGGCCACATGGCCACATGGTGAGGGACGGAGGTGGGGACCCCCACATGGGCAGGACTCTGCTTGCTAGGCCCTTCTGCCCTGCTAACAACTCTCACGGTTTGTCTTTGCAGTTGGAGTTTGCCTCCCCTGCCATGTGCCCTTGGGCAGGCTCCCCTTAATTCTCTCAGCCCCAGGGCCTGCCAGGACTGGCCCCTGGAGGGGGGCTGGCTTGTCTTGTCTCTGCACTGGGCAGTGGGCTTAGTGTTTAAtatctgtgtctctgtttctctctctcacctCCCTCCTGTCTCTCCACTCTCCTTGGCCTTGATTGGCCTCCCCGCCTCCCCAGCCTGTCTCGCTGCTTGAGAAAGCTGCCCCCCAGTGGTGCCAAGGCAAACTGCAGGCTCATCTCGTAGCTCAAACTAACCTGCTCCGAAATCAGGTGACACTGGCTCTAACCTTGCACGTGCTGGCGCCTTCCGGTCTGTCGTCCTGTTGTCCTGTCCTCTTGCTGGGTGCCTGTGTGCCTAGCAGCCCCATGCTTCCCCGAGTAGGGGAGGGCTCAGTCCCTTTCTGGGGTTGGGTGGCAGAGGCCAGCCCTGAGCTGGTGGCTGCAGGGCTGTACCAGgtgtgtggggagggagggactTCTGGATGCCTTTGTGAGGATGGCTTCTGCGGTAGGGAGATCTGAGGCCAGATGTCTAGGCAGATAGAGGCAGAGGGGCTGCAGTTGACCTGGGCTAGGCACCAGGTCTGTGGTCTCGGCAGACTCCTCCCTAGTTCTGCACACTTGGAACCAGGAATGTCTTTGAGCCATCTGTACTCCTTGAGGGCttctgtgggggagggaggaggtatTAGGGCTCCTCCCCACCCTGGCATGTTCTGTCCTTCAGGTTTCCTAGAATCCCAAGGTTACCCCGAATGTACTGAGACAAACTTGCCCACAGAGGCACAGTCTCCCACATGGGCCCCAGATCTGGTCAGTGGCAGACTCAAGTTCCTGTTGTTAACCTGGTCCCTGGCTGGAACTCAGTGTGGGTGGTCCTGCCACAGCATGCCTAGGATCTGGGGCCCCAGAGGTGACTGGAGGGACCATGGGAGAACTCTACAGTCTGGCTCATGCTGAAACTGGGGATTCCTGGAAAGTCAGTTCTTTGGCAGTTTCATGGAGGACAGTGGTCCCAGGGTGGGTTGAGGGgtgcttcctggaggaggcattTTGTACAAAACTCCTGGGTCATCCCACCACCCTGGAGATAGTTCTTTTGCTCTTCTCAGTACCCTGTCTTTTGGCCACAATGTGGCCAGGGACAGCGGAGACAGTGCCCCTCAGAGGTGGGCCACAAGGCCTCCGTTCCAGTTGAACTTCCCTGTGTTTCCTGTCAGCATAGCTGCAGCCCAAAGAGAATCTGGAACCTCGTCACAGTGGGGCAGGGGCAGGCAGTGGAGGCGTGTATGACCTAGGAGGTCAGGTTTTTCCTGGGCAGCTGTCCCATTTTTCCTGGGCCACCTCCTGATTTCATCATCTGCAACCCTTATGTATCAAGTGCCTGTGAAGTGGGGAGCTCCAGCTTGTCACGGCTCGTTGCCCAATTTCTTACCTGACCAGCTGCCTGACTTCTTCTAGGCCAGGGCTAGGGACTGTAGGAGTTGAGGTTGGGGTCAGGGTGGCCTGGCTCTCTAGGGCCTGGGGAGATGGCCCTGAGGGTCTTGGAAAGGCCTGAGTCAGCTTTGGGAGGTGGAGCAGGAATGAGGGGATGGAAACCTGGAGCCAGCTTTCTgcatggtattctctggaaagctGGAATATTTTCACTGGGTGGGAGAAGCCCCCTCCCCGGGGGCGGGGGAGTAGGGCTGGGATGGGGCCTGCCTGCTGCTTTTAGGCTCCTGAGATAAATGTGGTTGGGGAGCATGCTGGGAGGCCCCTGCTCCATCCTGGGAAGCAGCACAGGTGGCCAAGGCCATGACCACATCTTGGGATGCTGGGCTCCAGATGTTTCACCTTTCTGCCAGACTGGCTTTTCCTCTTGGCTCCTGTTTCTACTTGAGCCTATCCTCCTCCCTGTGCCTGGCTGGAAGCTGGGTGACTTTGGAGTGGTCCATATTAGCCGTGACTGTGAGCTGGGCACTTGGGGCCCTGGAGCTGACCTTCTGGTGGACTGGACTCTGGGGAGACAGTGCATTCTGTCCAGGCTGCTTTCCAGGAGCTGACCTGCTCCATGTGCTGCCTGAACTGGTTCCGAAGTACTCTACACAGGCAGCTGCCTCCTGAGCTCTACCCGAGGACCCAGGCTGGTCTCCCTTCACTTGGCTCTGTAGTCTGTCAGCATGTAAGGGGTCATGGGAGCTGCAAGGCCTCCCCCACCCTCAGcagcccttcccttccctccaaaAGAGTCAGAATGTAAGGAATGTGACCCAAAGACAATAAAAGACACAGGCCCTAGCTTCTGGGAGCTTTGAAATGGACCTGCCCTATTCTTTGTAGTGTGGCTTGGACCTGTGAATAGGACCTGGGGCCCATAGTCTCCAGCCTGATCCATTCCAAGAGAGGCATGCATGTTTAGATAgacttttttctccttctattccacctttaagttttaatttgaatttaaaagGTCAGAAAAGGAGCACTGCACACTGTAGCAATACTGGAGGTGACTGTAGTTAAAAGTGTGGAGGCCCTCCTCCAGCTCCACCCCCAGGTCACCAAGGACACTCTTGCTATGTACACTTGAGCTGGTCCTGGTCCCTGAAGCTGGGTGGAAGAGCTGACGGGTATAGAGAAATAGTGTGTACTCTGGCCAGCTGGTGGCCTTGCCAAGAAGGGACCCCAGTCTCAGCCTGAGAATGTGAAGCAGCTGGCAGGAAGTTTTCTCCTGGGTGGGGCTACCACATTCCTGGGATATGACTCAGACTTGAGCCTGAGTCACCCCCCTGAGCCACTCTCCCTAGCTGTGGCCTCCAGAAATGAGCCAGCAGATCCCTTCTGGCCCCTGGCGTATCTGTGACTCACCCCTCTGGAAGGGTTCTGGGACCTAGCTCCACCGCCTGGTGGATGTGAGCAGCCTGGAGAGATGAGAAGCAGGGTGGGAAACAGGGCCACCAGCAGCCCAGCCCCACCCCCTTCACCCGTAACCCCTCTGCCTTTCCTAGAGGTGTCTGAGCTGCTGCCTCTGGTTGGGATAGGTCACAGAGGAGTTGGTGGGAAAGACTGCTTCATGGAGACAGAGGGAGGCTGGTGGCCCAGGCTGAGCAGGCGCTATCCTTAAGAAAGGGGGCAGTAGCACTTACATAGGGGTCAGTGGGTAGTGGTTCAGAGAGCTGTGTCAGGACTGGCACTTCTCCCAAGCGAGTTCACGGAAGTGGGTAGGGGTCTGGTACCTGTACCTCAGGCATGTGGTGGAGGCTGGCCTTCTTGGTGGGCCTGGGCTCTCCGGGGCTGTCTGGGACTGGGATCCAAAGAGGGTTGTGACCTATCCTGCCCCATAGGCAGAGGAGGAGCTCATCAAAGCGCAGAAGGTGTTTGAGGAGATGAATGTGGACTTACAGGAGGAGCTGCCATCCCTGTGGAACAGGTGAGGGGAGGAGGGGCCCCCTGTGCCTGCCCTGTGTATCGTgcccctgccttcccctcccagGTTTGTGGTCACACACACGGTGTCTGGTTTATACCATTTTTCCCTCCTCTGGCAGTCGTGTAGGTTTCTATGTCAACACGTTCCAGAGCATCGCAGGCCTGGAGGAAAACTTCCACAAAGAAATGAGTAAGGTAGGCTGGGGTGACCTGGGGCCTAGCCAAGACCCACTTCCCTGTGGGGATGGGACACTGGTGACTGTGGTGACCCCTGTGAGCCCCAGCTGAAAGGGCTGGGGAGCGTAGCCAACCCCTCTCAGTTTGTAAAACATGGCCTGTAAACATCAGGCCACCCTGATCTGGGAACTCAGGGCTAGAAATGGGGGCCGTTTCCCAATCTGTGGGAAATGTAGTAAGAAAGATATTAGaattttctcaatttaaaaatgttctccTGCATTTCTTGAGACATTGAAATAGTTCTGCTTTATTGCCTGGAATCTGGCAGAAGAAGAGGTCTGATCAATTCACATTTCCATGTtggattattttcatttcaactaACTAGCAGTTAAAATGGGGAGTTATTTAATGTCAGCCTCTGTGTTCCATAGGGTAGGTGGCTCTGACTTTGTCTCTTGGGCCCAAAGGAATGAGATGGTGATGATGGATTCTAGGCCCAGGACCAGAGGAGGAAAAGCCAGTTTGGGCTGATTCACAACCCTGAGTAGGGATTCCTACATTTtagagcctctctttgttcctgtTTTCCCTTCAAAGATTTGAGGAAACTTacgaaaattttaaaaaatagaggtgTTTTAGTAACCTTATGTAAAATTAGTCCATGGAAATATGTACCATAAGGCAGAGTTGTGTGTAAGTGGGAGGAAAATTCAGCTTTGAGCTTCCTAGTGACCAAACTAAGGAGGGAAATAGTCTCAGTAATGAGAACCAGGAAGTGATGGGCTAAACTTCCTCTCTTTCCTATGCTTTTGGTGAAATTTCTACAGTATCTTGGCAAAAGTTATCTTAAGAGTTAGGATCAATAGTGAGTCTgtgaaaataatttctaagaaaaaaaattgagaccaGTACAAGCTGTCTGTGGTATTCTAGGATATTCCTGTAAGTAGAGAGAAGAGGAAACAATAACGGCTAGCAGTACAGCCCGCTCCTCCCATGTTCCACTCTGCTTGGTTTGCCTGGGTTTCGTGTGCTGTTCTCAGCTCTTACTGACAGGGCCAGTGAGGCTGGGAGAGGGAGAAGCAGAGGTGTTTCTGCGGAAAGTGTGGCTGTTTGGTGACCTTGGAGTCTTCCACCTGCTACTTCCTGCTGTCCCTTCTGCAGCTCAACCAGAACCTCAACGATGTGCTGGTCTGCCTGGAGAAGCAGCACGGGAGCAATACCTTCACAGTCAAGGCCCAGCCCAGGTGTGTAAAGTGCTCACAGGTGGGGAGGGTATGGTAAGAGTGGGTCTGCAACATATTGACACCCTGCTGGACCTTTCCTGGTCCCATGGCTTGGCTCTGGGCTCTGGTCCAGGAGGCAGGCCAGGCCAGATCACTGTTTTTGACATCTCTGCCCCTGGGAAGCCTTCAGGTCTCTCAGAAGGCCTCCCTCTTCCTTTATGGAGCACGAGTCACCAAGGTGGAGGTGGAACTCAGCTTCTGGGAAGCCAGAAGGCCTCAATCAGGATGTGCACAGAGCCCTGGCATCTATCCTGCCTGCCCCCTCAGAGGCAGCTGCCAGGACATCCCTCTGTCCTGAGGGGAGACCACGGGACGAGCAGAAATGCCTTCTGCTGAAATGTCTTTTGGCTGAGGACAGGGGAAATAGGGAAGggatttccctttctctctgggtgtgcgtgtgcatgtgcgtgtgtgtgtggaaagagagacacagagacaatATATGACTGTGTGTTTGTGAGAGTGTGAATGCAGATGAGTGTGTACATGAGTATGTGAATAGGTGTATATGAGTGGGTGTGTATGGGGTGTGTGAATATATATGGGGTGTATATGTATGCAATGTGTGTATTGTGGGTTGAGTGAGTATATATGGGCAATGTGTGTTGCTGGGGTGAGTGTACATGGGTGTGTGTATACTAGGGTGTATggggagtgtgagtgtgtgtgtgagtgtacatgGGGTGTAGGCGTGCATGGCAATGTGTGTGAGAGCATATATGGAGGTGTGTACACATGCTCATGTCATGACAGAATGCTGAGTGGGGTGATTGAAAGTGTTTTAGGGGGTAACTGGGTTGCCCTGGACTAAAgattttaatgaatgttattactcctcttcctcccccacgTCCCCCTCAAAAACCACGTGTGACAGAGAAGAGTCCACAGGTGTCCAGAGGCAGCATGAGggtttgggggtgtgtgtgtaatAAGGCCAAAAAGTGAGTCTGAGGACACCAGGGAGGGAAGTGCCCAGGCTGGGTAGGGAGGTGTGGTGTCAGGGAAGTTCAACTGTTTCCATAGGAAAGGGGTccaagggaagaggagaggaagtggAGGCTGCTGACCCCGCTTTCCACTAGCGCTTCCACCGTGTGACCTGGCTCGCCTAGTGGCATCCTCATCAGGGTTACACACTGGCCTCTTCCTGGCACTCTGGCCCACAGGCTGGACATCTGTCCACTGCCCTCCTAGAGCCTGTGGGCCCTGTCACACCTAGGCACCTTGCAGGTGCAGGGCAGGCTGAGCACAGACCAGGCTGGTTAGGGGAGGCTTTTGCCCTTCGCCCTCCTCTGCACAGAAGGGATGGCGAATATGGGAGAGGAGGGGCCTAGCCTGCACCTGGCATTTGCCACATATGAGGCCTCCATGTCCCATCCATCtgcacagaaagaaaactaaactCTTCTCCCGGCTGCGCAGAAAGAAGAACAGGTATCTCTGCGTGCAGTGCAGTGCTGCCTGGGTCTCAGCACCCCGCCTGCCCATGCATGTGCCCTCACCAGCTGGAAGGGCCCACTAACTCCTAACCACCCGCCTAAGTGTGGAGTTGCTCAGGACCAGCTGTGTGACGTGTGTAGGAGGGGCCTGAGGACCAGGGGGCTGCCAGGGAAGGAGCAGGTGCAGGGCAGGCATCTGAGACCCCCGCCCAGCGTAGCACAGGGCTGTGTGCATGGTGTCCAGCCCGGGCTGCCATCCAACCACCAGTGCACTCACAAGGGGAAAGGTAGTGGGCCAGAAGACCTGGGAGGAATCAGGAAGGGGAAGCCACATGTGGAATAAATCCCCTGGGGCACACCATGTTTTATGTTCCTTTGTATTCTTCAGGGAGGCAAATGCATTTCCATGAATGCATGGAATCCATGGAGCTTCAAACAAGACCAGCTCCAATTATGTCACCAGTTCACGTCATCCTTGTGAATTAGCACTCAGTCACCTATGTGGCTCTTAAGTACTTGAAATGTGGCCAATGTGACCAGGGAGTTAACTTGtagtattaattaatttaaatgacATAGATCCCTGGCTGATGACTACTCTATCACATGGAGTTATTCTAGAACTGCCTTATGCAACCTCTGTCCCTGCATACCCAGTGGCTCCTGTGCACACTCCAGGCCCTGTGTGTTCTCAAGTGGACATGCAGCTAAGGACCATGTCTTTTTATCTGGCAGCTGACACCAATCTGTCATGAAGCCACTGCTCTTTGCTTGTGCTGGCTCTGCCCTGGGCCTCCAGTGGTTTCTGATATTTCTCCGGGGTGTGTGGACAGGGAGCTGAGGGGACCATGAGAGTAAAGGTCTGGAGACAGTGAGGGTGGCCGTGATGGGCTGTGGTCTGTCTGAGTTGGTGGGTGGAGATAGGTGAGGAGGCCGTCTAGAGGCCTGTGGGGTAAATTGGGGTGCAGCCTGAGTGGAAGGGCTGCCGTGTGCAGTAGGGGAGACTTACTTTGCCTCTAGGATGTCTGGCTTGCTTGTGCTGTGACCCCTGGCATAGACAGGGCAGAGTTTGATGAAACACATGGCGAGGCAGAGGCTCCCAGGGCACAGGCCTCCAGCCTGCAGTCCTGGCTGGTGCCTCCAAGGCCTGTGCATGTCCTGGTCCCTTCATTCCCACCCTTTTCATACACACAGCTTCACACATGGGTTCACggggacacacatgcacacatactttCATGTGGATCCATGGGCTTACGTATCCACACATGTAGTTTCACATGTGAATCCACAGgacgcacacacatacatgctttCATACATGGGTCCGTGGGGTGGGGcttgcacatgcacacatgtaattCCCCACAGGCATCCTCAGTGGCACCTTCATGTGCACAATCCCATCCTGACATTGGGTTCCTTTTCTTGTTCTGCCTCCACAGCGACAATGCCCCTGCAAAAGGGAACAAGAGCCCGTCACCTCCACCAGATGgctcccctgccaccacccctgAGATCAGAGTGAACCATGAAACAGAGCCGGCTAGCGGGGCTACAGCCGGGGCCACCATCCCCAAGTCCCCGTCTCAGGTAGGCATGATGTCTCCGTGGTctgtcccttccccttcctcctactTTGTTGTCCTTCCTACCTCCTCCTCTGTCATCCGCTGCGGTGACCTGGACAGATTTGGAGCCAGAGGCTTTGTTCATGGGAGGCTGGTCCTGGATCTCCGCTTCTGAGCATCCAGGCTAGTTCACTGGCCCTGGTCCACTTCAGGGAGTTTCTGTGCCTGTCCCCTCCCCAAATGTCCTACACCTGTCCCCCCACTGCAgcacctcccccttccctctctccctggcCTTTAGCTGCTTGATTCTTTCCCCatcttctttcctcctcagacagaCGTTCTGGGCCCTCAGCGCACAGAGCATCCAGACTCTGCAGGTGGAGGCAAGGGGAGGCGCCTGCCTCTTCTCTCTGGCAGGGGCTGAGGAGCCCCACCAAGTGGCTGTGTAGGACCATGAAAGGGACCCAGGAAGGACTCAGTGAGGGAGTGTGGGGGTGGCTGATGGGGACAGGCCTGGGCCTCCAGACTCTTCTGTGTTGCCTTTCGAGGCCCTTCAGTTTCCAGCAGAGGCCCTGGGAGGGGGCAGCCAGGTGGGACCGAAGGGGATGAGCACTCTTGGTATTTTATGCTGTTGGTCTATTCCATGGCTGATTGGAGGACCATGCTAAGGGCAGTGACGAGAGCCTGCACCTGTTTGTCCACTTGCTGAGTCCTCCCCACTGCCCTGTGCAGTGGAAGCTGTCAGAATCTGCACTGACCAGGTTCAGCATTGTGAGACCCGCCTGAGGTTCTTGCCTGCTGTGCATGGGCCTGGCTCTTTGCTGTCCTGGGGCTCCTGGGCAGCCTGACTcaaggaggtggagggagggcCTGTGGAAGGTCAGAGGTGGGCAGGAGAAGCAGCCCTGACTGTCTCTGAGCTAAGAGTTACCGTCCAGGTAGATGAGGCAGGCTCTCCCCAAGTGTGCCTCAGGTGGGAGGAGGCTGGAGGTTGCTCTGCCTTTgtgttttccttcctctcctctttcacttgtctcccttcccctctttctcctttttttctgcaGTGTTTCTGTAcctcctgccttggtctcccTCCTGGGGTTGACCTGTGGTCCTGTCTGGGGACAGTGACTCTTCATTTGCCTTGTCTTCCTCAGTGGCCTGGGTGGGGCTGTGACTGGGGTGTGACTAACTGTGGCTTTGTCtctgtctcccccacccccatgctcTGCTGTGCCTCCCACGCCACCCCCCTCACAGCTCCGGAAAGGCCCACCTGTCCCTCCGCCTCCCAAACACACCCCGTCCAAGGAGGTCAAGCAGGAGCAGATCCTCAGCCTGTTTGATGACGCATTTGTCCCCGAGATCAGCGTGACCACCCCCTCCCAGGTCAGCCGCGGCCACCGCGGCCCAGTCTTCTTCCCCCTCTTGCTCTCTTGGAACGTGCATGGTATTCATCTTCCATCACATGCCCCGTGCTTCTGTCTCAAGAGCCAAGAATGTGGCCAGAGAGATTGGCCTGAGCCTCCCTCTTTAatcatccatccctccatcctccCATCCTTCATCTTTCCGCACCATTTGTCACTCATCCCTGAGCATGCGCTGTGGTCAGATGCAGGGACACAGGTGAAAGGTGTCTGTAATGGCCTACTGTGTGACTGATGCTGTACGGGGAGCATGGAGGCTGGGGGAAGTCAGGTGCACTAGTCAAGTACCAGTGCAGGCGATGTTTGCCCAGAGGCTACCCACAGAGACAGTGCTTTAGCCAGAGGGAGCTGAGATAGGCCAGGAGAATGAGAGGTAGGCTCATGGTGGCTGAAGTGATACAGCTGGGTAGCAGTGAGGGAAGTCAGCTGGAACACTGTTGGGACTTGCACAAAGACTTCAGCTCACAGGACTGCTGCTCATAAATGCCCTGAGAAGCGTGTCATGCCCCCCACAGATAGGCAAGAGGGGCCTGCACTCAGGGTGGAAGCATCTCCTGTTAGCCCCCAGCCCCCGTCTGGGCAGACACATTGTCTGCCCAGCTAGCTCAGGGGCAAATGAGCTTCCGGACACACACTGAGAACTTTCCTCCTGCAGGGCCTTGCTCACCTTTTGTGGAAGTAGTGAGTCCAGGTACCTTGGGGTTACCTGGTCCTGCCTGGGAGCTCTGCGTCCAGCAGGCTCCTATGCACAAGCCCAGAGAcctggagggaaggaagagggttgGAGCGCATGAGTGTGGGAGGGGTGGGGCCTCCATGGAAGAACTTTGGGTTGGAACCAAGGGACTTTAAATACTAGGCTGCTTGAGGAGGTGGGCAGGTGGCCCTTTCAGAGGTCCAGAGGTGTACAGCCTCTGCCGGAAAGTGGCACTGGAATGTGTAGGAATAGCAGTGTGGGAAAGGAGCTGATGGCCTCCAGGGCGGCTGCTGGGGGTCCTCCTTGCCTGCCCAAGC
Coding sequences within:
- the Bin1 gene encoding myc box-dependent-interacting protein 1 isoform X23, with the protein product MAEMGSKGVTAGKIASNVQKKLTRAQEKVLQKLGKADETKDEQFEQCVQNFNKQLTEGTRLQKDLRTYLASVKAMHEASKKLNECLQEVYEPDWPGRDEANKIAENNDLLWMDYHQKLVDQALLTMDTYLGQFPDIKSRIAKRGRKLVDYDSARHHYESLQTAKKKDEAKIAKAEEELIKAQKVFEEMNVDLQEELPSLWNSRVGFYVNTFQSIAGLEENFHKEMSKLNQNLNDVLVCLEKQHGSNTFTVKAQPRKKTKLFSRLRRKKNSDNAPAKGNKSPSPPPDGSPATTPEIRVNHETEPASGATAGATIPKSPSQSSLPAVVVETFSATVNGTVEGSSGAGRLDLPPGFMFKVQAQHDYTATDTDELQLKAGDVVLVIPFQNPEEQDEGWLMGVKESDWNEHKELEKCRGVFPENFTERVQ
- the Bin1 gene encoding myc box-dependent-interacting protein 1 isoform X19; amino-acid sequence: MAEMGSKGVTAGKIASNVQKKLTRAQEKVLQKLGKADETKDEQFEQCVQNFNKQLTEGTRLQKDLRTYLASVKAMHEASKKLNECLQEVYEPDWPGRDEANKIAENNDLLWMDYHQKLVDQALLTMDTYLGQFPDIKSRIAKRGRKLVDYDSARHHYESLQTAKKKDEAKIAKPVSLLEKAAPQWCQGKLQAHLVAQTNLLRNQAEEELIKAQKVFEEMNVDLQEELPSLWNSRVGFYVNTFQSIAGLEENFHKEMSKLNQNLNDVLVCLEKQHGSNTFTVKAQPSDNAPAKGNKSPSPPPDGSPATTPEIRVNHETEPASGATAGATIPKSPSQPAEASEVAGGTQPAAGAQEPGERAASEAASSSLPAVVVETFSATVNGTVEGSSGAGRLDLPPGFMFKVQAQHDYTATDTDELQLKAGDVVLVIPFQNPEEQDEGWLMGVKESDWNEHKELEKCRGVFPENFTERVQ
- the Bin1 gene encoding myc box-dependent-interacting protein 1 isoform X8, encoding MAEMGSKGVTAGKIASNVQKKLTRAQEKVLQKLGKADETKDEQFEQCVQNFNKQLTEGTRLQKDLRTYLASVKAMHEASKKLNECLQEVYEPDWPGRDEANKIAENNDLLWMDYHQKLVDQALLTMDTYLGQFPDIKSRIAKRGRKLVDYDSARHHYESLQTAKKKDEAKIAKPVSLLEKAAPQWCQGKLQAHLVAQTNLLRNQAEEELIKAQKVFEEMNVDLQEELPSLWNSRVGFYVNTFQSIAGLEENFHKEMSKLNQNLNDVLVCLEKQHGSNTFTVKAQPSDNAPAKGNKSPSPPPDGSPATTPEIRVNHETEPASGATAGATIPKSPSQLRKGPPVPPPPKHTPSKEVKQEQILSLFDDAFVPEISVTTPSQFEAPGPFSEQASLLDLDFDPLPPVASPVKVPTPSGQPIPWDLWEPAESSAGSLPSREPSTAEGTFAVAWPSQMAEPGPVQPAEASEVAGGTQPAAGAQEPGERAASEAASSSLPAVVVETFSATVNGTVEGSSGAGRLDLPPGFMFKVQAQHDYTATDTDELQLKAGDVVLVIPFQNPEEQDEGWLMGVKESDWNEHKELEKCRGVFPENFTERVQ
- the Bin1 gene encoding myc box-dependent-interacting protein 1 isoform X5 — translated: MAEMGSKGVTAGKIASNVQKKLTRAQEKVLQKLGKADETKDEQFEQCVQNFNKQLTEGTRLQKDLRTYLASVKAMHEASKKLNECLQEVYEPDWPGRDEANKIAENNDLLWMDYHQKLVDQALLTMDTYLGQFPDIKSRIAKRGRKLVDYDSARHHYESLQTAKKKDEAKIAKPVSLLEKAAPQWCQGKLQAHLVAQTNLLRNQAEEELIKAQKVFEEMNVDLQEELPSLWNSRVGFYVNTFQSIAGLEENFHKEMSKLNQNLNDVLVCLEKQHGSNTFTVKAQPRKKTKLFSRLRRKKNSDNAPAKGNKSPSPPPDGSPATTPEIRVNHETEPASGATAGATIPKSPSQLRKGPPVPPPPKHTPSKEVKQEQILSLFDDAFVPEISVTTPSQFEAPGPFSEQASLLDLDFDPLPPVASPVKVPTPSGQPIPWDLWEPAESSAGSLPSREPSTAEGTFAVAWPSQMAEPGPVQPAEASEVAGGTQPAAGAQEPGERAASEAASSSLPAVVVETFSATVNGTVEGSSGAGRLDLPPGFMFKVQAQHDYTATDTDELQLKAGDVVLVIPFQNPEEQDEGWLMGVKESDWNEHKELEKCRGVFPENFTERVQ